In Salvelinus sp. IW2-2015 linkage group LG23, ASM291031v2, whole genome shotgun sequence, a genomic segment contains:
- the LOC111950761 gene encoding uroplakin-3b has protein sequence MSWTYMLSYTSFFSAFLFVVRPQIVSLDHIPEILPYEASGRVTSTTIVLGQPLCYFNTLTQLKCSQSTCQVWAAIASGPGINNFDIDKLVAVQIVSASPYPIAFSSQTNRMYFVTKLGRPKDFPCGQLPGIKYFRVGAEGNCTNTNCNGILPPGSTVRVKYILIDPVSRGVVSESKWSYPISLTSTRSWSSIDEWIGKHSGGMVVITVISSCLLAVLLLLLGAVLLLDGLGSFRGGHDITTGPGILGQYSY, from the exons ATGTCTTGGACGTACATGTTATCATATACATCTTTCTTCAGTGCATTTTTGTTCGTAGTCCGACCGCAAA TTGTGTCTCTGGATCATATTCCTGAGATTCTCCCCTATGAGGCGAGTGGCAGGGTAACCAGCACTACCATTGTGCTGGGCCAGCCTCTGTGCTACTTCAACACACTGACCCAGCTCAAATGCAGTCAAAGCACCTGTCAAGTATGGGCTGCCATCGCCTCTGGACCAG GCATCAACAACTTTGACATTGACAAGCTGGTAGCAGTACAGATCGTCAGTGCCTCTCCATACCCTATTGCCTTCAGCAGCCAGACTAATAGAATGTACTTTGTAACCAAATTGGGTCGCCCTAAGGACTTCCCCTGTGGCCAGTTGCCTGGCATCAAGTACTTCAGAGTAGGTGCGGAGGGCAACTGCACCAACACCAACTGCAATGGGATCCTACCTCCGGGTTCCACTGTCAG GGTGAAGTACATCCTCATTGATCCAGTGTCCAGAGGAGTGGTCTCAGAGTCTAAATGGTCATATCCCATTTCTCTAACATCAA CGAGGTCCTGGTCCTCCATAGATGAGTGGATAGGGAAGCACTCTGGGGGAATGGTGGTCATCACAGTCATCTCTTCCTGTCTGCTGGCTGTCCTGCTACTGCTGCTGGGAGCTGTGCTGCTACTGGACGG TTTGGGATCATTCCGTGGAGGCCATGACATCACCACTGGACCTGGGATACTGGGACAATACTCATACTAA